In Phosphitispora fastidiosa, the following proteins share a genomic window:
- a CDS encoding ABC transporter substrate-binding protein yields MFKRNRKIFTLLTGLLLMGLLLSGCGGSAPTSGDGLEPYKVGAIFDISGKASSLGIPERDTAQMVVEEINANGGVNGHPIELIIKDSKSNETEAALAAKSLIQEGVAAIIGSSSSGTTMAMVEMIQNAQIPLISCAASVRITEPVAERQWVFKVAQSDSIVAEKITDYLKANGMSKVALASVNDAYGDSGRTEFEKAAAAAGITIVAKEKFETADTIMTSQLTNIKSQNPDAVICWAIPPAASSFTSNFSQMGIEAPLIHSSGVGNQTYLDLAEKAAEGTVFPIGRLLVAEQLADSDPQKAITNEYAQKYEEQFGPRSTFGGHAWDAVKIVAQALEKVGPDPAKIRDEIENTSFTGVTAIFNFTPEDHSGLTKDCLVMVKVSDGKWELVK; encoded by the coding sequence GTGTTTAAAAGGAACAGGAAAATCTTCACATTGCTGACCGGTTTATTGCTGATGGGTCTGCTGCTGTCAGGGTGCGGCGGGTCAGCGCCAACATCCGGTGATGGTCTGGAACCGTATAAGGTGGGAGCCATTTTCGACATCTCCGGAAAAGCCTCCTCACTGGGAATCCCGGAACGTGACACTGCCCAGATGGTGGTTGAAGAAATAAATGCCAACGGCGGAGTCAATGGCCATCCCATTGAGCTTATTATTAAAGACAGCAAAAGTAATGAGACAGAAGCTGCCCTGGCTGCCAAAAGCCTGATTCAGGAAGGTGTTGCTGCCATCATCGGTTCCAGCAGCAGCGGCACCACAATGGCCATGGTTGAAATGATACAAAACGCTCAGATTCCCCTAATCTCCTGTGCCGCCAGTGTCCGGATCACCGAACCGGTGGCAGAGCGCCAGTGGGTCTTCAAGGTTGCCCAGAGTGACAGCATTGTGGCTGAAAAAATCACTGATTACCTGAAGGCCAACGGGATGAGCAAGGTTGCCCTGGCATCGGTAAATGATGCTTACGGCGACAGCGGCCGGACTGAGTTTGAAAAGGCAGCAGCAGCAGCCGGGATTACAATTGTTGCTAAAGAAAAATTCGAAACGGCTGACACCATTATGACTTCCCAGTTAACCAATATTAAGAGTCAGAACCCTGATGCCGTTATCTGTTGGGCCATCCCACCCGCGGCCTCAAGTTTTACCTCTAACTTCAGCCAGATGGGTATTGAGGCACCACTAATCCATAGTTCCGGGGTTGGGAACCAGACATATCTGGACCTGGCCGAAAAGGCTGCCGAAGGAACAGTCTTCCCGATTGGCCGCCTGCTTGTTGCCGAACAACTGGCCGACTCCGACCCGCAGAAAGCAATCACAAACGAATATGCCCAAAAATACGAGGAGCAATTTGGTCCCAGGAGTACCTTCGGCGGGCATGCCTGGGATGCAGTTAAAATAGTAGCTCAAGCCCTGGAAAAAGTGGGTCCTGACCCTGCAAAGATAAGGGATGAGATTGAAAACACCAGTTTCACAGGGGTAACCGCCATATTTAACTTTACCCCCGAGGACCACAGCGGTCTCACTAAAGACTGCCTGGTCATGGTAAAAGTCAGCGATGGAAAATGGGAGCTGGTCAAATAA
- a CDS encoding branched-chain amino acid ABC transporter permease, whose amino-acid sequence MKDLLKQKRLRHALILLFTLVIFTLPFVITNNYYLSVLVIIGIHTIVVVGLCLLMGYAGQISLGHAAFYGLGAYTSGILTSTYNISPWLAMAAGAVGTGMIAYLIGIPIFRLKEHYLALATLGFGLIIHVILMEEVELTGGPSGLSKGIPYLSIGKLIFNNDFKFYFLVWILALLALILANNVVHSRIGRALRSIHGSEFAAQSLGVDTDRHKLQVFALSAVYASMAGSLYAHYITFISPSPFGLMTSIQFVVMAVVGGLASIWGPIFGVSVITIMAESLKEFMPLLIPQAGGEYEIVVYGIILVVIMIFMPDGLTASLVKAYEGWRYRKERANETP is encoded by the coding sequence ATGAAAGACCTTTTAAAACAAAAACGATTACGACACGCACTGATACTTTTATTTACTTTGGTTATTTTTACTCTCCCTTTTGTGATTACCAATAATTATTACCTCAGCGTTCTGGTTATTATAGGTATCCATACCATAGTTGTCGTCGGCCTCTGTCTCCTGATGGGATATGCCGGACAAATATCCCTGGGTCATGCTGCTTTTTACGGACTTGGAGCCTATACCTCCGGAATTCTCACCTCAACATATAATATTTCTCCATGGCTGGCAATGGCTGCCGGGGCTGTGGGGACCGGAATGATAGCTTATTTAATAGGCATTCCGATTTTCAGACTGAAGGAACACTACCTTGCCCTGGCCACCCTTGGGTTTGGTCTTATCATACATGTTATCCTGATGGAAGAAGTGGAACTGACAGGCGGTCCGTCGGGTCTGAGCAAAGGGATACCATACCTGTCCATCGGCAAACTGATTTTTAATAATGATTTCAAATTTTATTTTCTGGTCTGGATACTGGCCCTGTTAGCTTTGATTCTGGCCAACAATGTGGTCCATTCCCGAATCGGTCGTGCCCTCAGGTCAATTCACGGCAGCGAGTTCGCCGCCCAGAGCCTGGGTGTGGATACAGACAGGCATAAGCTGCAGGTTTTTGCCCTGAGCGCCGTCTATGCAAGTATGGCCGGCAGCCTCTATGCCCATTATATTACCTTTATCAGCCCCAGCCCCTTCGGACTGATGACTTCCATACAGTTTGTGGTCATGGCAGTTGTGGGAGGCCTTGCCAGCATCTGGGGACCTATTTTTGGAGTATCTGTAATCACTATCATGGCAGAAAGTTTAAAGGAGTTTATGCCTCTTTTGATACCTCAGGCCGGAGGAGAATATGAAATTGTAGTATACGGAATTATTCTTGTTGTCATTATGATTTTTATGCCTGACGGCCTTACGGCAAGCTTGGTTAAAGCCTATGAAGGCTGGAGATACAGAAAGGAGCGTGCCAATGAAACTCCTTGA
- a CDS encoding ABC transporter substrate-binding protein, which produces MLKRLILPLLVCLSIIAALISGCGSSADKTAGPNESKSYKIGVVLDISGKSSSLGIPERNTVEMMIDDINKNGGINGTELEVIMLDTKSNETEAALAAKKLIQQNVLAIIGASTSGSTMAMVESAENAGVPLISCAASINIVEPLEERRWVFKTAQSDSLVAAKIVEYLKANGMTKVAFMSVNSAYGDSGRVEFEKAAAASGIEIVVQEKFEQEDTMMTSQLTNIKKNDPQAVIAWAIPPAASSLTANYRQMAVNAPLIHSHGIGNQTFIDLAGEAADGVIFPIGKLLVADILAETDAQKSVLTGYAEQYEAKYGPPNPFGGYAWDAVQLAVNAIEKAGPDREKIRTELENTKNFAGVTGIFNMSPEDHNGLAESDLVLVEIKNGKWQLVE; this is translated from the coding sequence GTGCTGAAACGATTAATCCTTCCCCTTCTGGTATGTTTAAGCATTATCGCTGCATTAATCAGCGGCTGTGGTAGTTCGGCAGATAAAACGGCAGGGCCAAATGAAAGCAAGTCCTACAAAATCGGGGTAGTCCTGGACATTTCAGGAAAGTCTTCATCCCTGGGAATACCTGAGCGCAACACGGTTGAAATGATGATTGATGACATCAACAAAAATGGCGGCATCAATGGAACTGAGCTGGAAGTAATTATGCTGGACACTAAGAGCAATGAGACAGAAGCCGCACTGGCAGCAAAGAAGCTGATCCAGCAGAATGTCCTGGCAATTATCGGGGCCAGCACCAGCGGCTCAACAATGGCAATGGTGGAATCCGCGGAAAATGCCGGTGTGCCCCTCATCTCATGTGCAGCCAGCATCAATATTGTGGAACCCCTCGAAGAACGCCGGTGGGTATTTAAGACTGCTCAGAGTGACAGCCTGGTGGCTGCCAAAATAGTTGAATACCTCAAGGCCAATGGAATGACCAAGGTGGCCTTTATGAGTGTCAACAGCGCATATGGTGACAGCGGCCGGGTAGAATTTGAAAAGGCAGCTGCGGCATCAGGTATTGAAATAGTGGTCCAGGAAAAGTTTGAACAGGAAGATACCATGATGACCTCACAGCTTACCAACATTAAGAAAAATGACCCCCAGGCCGTGATTGCCTGGGCCATCCCTCCCGCCGCCTCCAGCCTGACCGCAAACTACAGGCAGATGGCTGTTAATGCTCCCCTGATCCACAGCCACGGTATCGGGAACCAGACCTTTATTGACCTCGCCGGGGAAGCGGCTGATGGCGTCATCTTCCCCATCGGAAAGCTGCTGGTTGCCGACATCCTTGCGGAAACTGATGCCCAGAAATCAGTACTTACCGGATATGCAGAACAATATGAGGCTAAATACGGCCCGCCAAACCCCTTTGGCGGATATGCCTGGGATGCTGTGCAGCTAGCGGTAAATGCCATCGAAAAAGCCGGACCTGACAGGGAAAAAATCAGGACCGAGCTTGAGAATACCAAAAACTTCGCCGGAGTTACCGGCATTTTCAACATGTCACCCGAAGACCATAACGGGCTCGCGGAAAGTGACCTGGTACTGGTGGAAATCAAAAACGGCAAGTGGCAGCTCGTGGAGTAA
- a CDS encoding branched-chain amino acid ABC transporter permease: MSLSSELLQYLLSGLTMGGIYALVALGFVIIHNVTGIINFAQGEFVMLGAMFMVTLVNAGVPAAGALVIAVILVMIVVGLIEFGAIRTAKKASPLTLVIITIGLSTAIKGIALLIWGTNPYKLAPFTKGGPLHIGGATIVPQSLWVIGTTVLVLALTFFIFEYTYWGKALRACVVNKFAARLMGINPQRMSLLAFVFSAALTALAGIVIAPITYVTYDMGLMLGLKGFVAAVLGGLSSTPGAVIGGLALGIMESMGAGLLSSGYKDGIAFVILLLVLFLKPGGLFGTSGTKRV, from the coding sequence ATGAGCCTATCCAGCGAACTTCTGCAATACTTGCTCAGCGGCCTGACAATGGGCGGAATCTATGCCCTGGTTGCTTTAGGATTTGTAATAATACATAATGTCACGGGTATCATAAACTTTGCTCAGGGTGAATTTGTGATGCTGGGGGCCATGTTCATGGTAACCCTCGTCAATGCCGGAGTACCTGCCGCAGGCGCTCTGGTAATTGCAGTTATTCTGGTTATGATTGTAGTTGGCCTGATAGAATTCGGGGCTATCAGGACTGCAAAAAAAGCCTCCCCGTTAACACTCGTTATTATCACAATCGGTTTATCAACAGCAATAAAGGGTATTGCCCTGCTGATTTGGGGCACAAACCCCTATAAGCTGGCGCCCTTTACCAAAGGCGGCCCCCTGCATATCGGAGGAGCGACTATTGTTCCCCAGAGCCTTTGGGTAATCGGAACAACCGTGCTGGTTCTGGCCCTTACCTTTTTCATCTTTGAATACACCTACTGGGGTAAAGCCCTCAGAGCATGTGTGGTCAACAAGTTTGCCGCGCGTCTCATGGGAATCAACCCCCAGCGAATGTCCCTGCTGGCCTTCGTGTTCAGCGCTGCCCTGACTGCCCTGGCCGGAATAGTGATAGCCCCAATAACATATGTCACCTATGATATGGGCCTTATGCTCGGGCTTAAAGGCTTTGTGGCTGCAGTTCTGGGAGGTTTGAGCAGTACACCGGGCGCCGTTATCGGCGGCCTGGCCCTGGGAATCATGGAATCAATGGGCGCAGGCCTGCTATCATCGGGATACAAGGATGGGATTGCGTTTGTCATCCTCCTCCTGGTTCTTTTCCTGAAACCCGGCGGACTATTCGGGACATCCGGCACTAAACGCGTATAA
- a CDS encoding DUF6504 family protein has product MVKLINKNIEMEYGINNTPLAFRINGKWLPVSQVLDIWKDTGIWWDGESEKTFYRVNTPEGSLFELYRDSVSRSWFLYRVYD; this is encoded by the coding sequence GTGGTAAAATTAATTAATAAAAATATCGAAATGGAATATGGCATCAATAATACCCCCCTGGCCTTCCGGATTAACGGGAAATGGCTTCCGGTCAGCCAGGTTCTTGATATATGGAAAGATACCGGCATATGGTGGGACGGGGAAAGTGAAAAAACCTTCTACAGGGTAAACACTCCTGAAGGAAGCCTTTTTGAGCTTTACCGGGACAGTGTCAGCCGGTCCTGGTTCCTGTACCGCGTTTATGATTAG
- a CDS encoding ABC transporter substrate-binding protein, translating into MTIKTINFKECETVERLMKKRAILVIALVLGLVLAGCGGTQETPEKSSSAESKEPYKIGAIFDISGPGSSLGVPERDTVNMIVEKLNENGGIDGHPIELIMLDNKSNETEAALAAKSLIQKDVLAIIGCSTSGTTLAMLEGIQQAEIPLVSAAASIRIVEPVNERKWVFKTAQSDSLVAERVAAYLKSKGLTKIAFASMNNAFGDSGKVEFEKAAAKEGIEILVMEKFEVNDTIMTSQLTNIKKSDPQAVLCWAIPPSASSFTTGFADLGLTVPLIHSHGIGNKTFIDLAGESANGVVFPVGKLLVAEGLPEDDPQKQVLVEYATDFEAKYGPRNTFGGHAWDALQIVLNAVEKAGPDRGKIREELEKTTNFVGISGVFNMSPEDHNGLGLDSMVMVEISEGSWIPAK; encoded by the coding sequence TTGACTATAAAAACAATAAACTTCAAGGAGTGTGAAACGGTGGAACGGTTGATGAAAAAACGCGCTATCCTAGTGATTGCCCTGGTATTGGGCCTTGTCCTGGCAGGCTGCGGAGGTACACAGGAAACTCCTGAAAAAAGCAGTTCTGCAGAATCAAAAGAGCCCTATAAAATCGGAGCAATTTTTGACATCTCAGGTCCGGGTTCTTCCCTGGGTGTTCCCGAGCGGGACACAGTGAATATGATTGTTGAGAAGCTCAATGAAAATGGCGGCATTGACGGTCATCCCATTGAATTGATTATGCTGGACAACAAGAGTAATGAAACAGAAGCCGCCCTGGCTGCCAAGAGTCTCATCCAGAAGGATGTCCTGGCCATTATCGGCTGCAGCACCAGCGGCACCACCCTGGCAATGCTGGAGGGTATCCAGCAGGCAGAGATTCCCCTCGTTTCAGCTGCCGCCAGTATTCGTATTGTGGAGCCAGTTAATGAACGCAAATGGGTCTTTAAAACCGCCCAGAGCGACAGCTTGGTAGCTGAAAGGGTAGCTGCTTACCTGAAATCCAAGGGTCTCACAAAAATAGCCTTTGCCAGCATGAATAACGCCTTTGGCGACAGCGGCAAGGTAGAGTTCGAAAAAGCAGCTGCCAAGGAAGGTATTGAAATTTTGGTTATGGAAAAATTTGAGGTAAATGATACTATCATGACCTCACAGCTCACCAACATCAAAAAGTCTGACCCGCAGGCAGTGCTCTGCTGGGCTATACCGCCCTCAGCTTCCAGCTTTACAACCGGTTTTGCGGATTTGGGCCTCACAGTGCCTCTTATCCACAGCCATGGAATCGGCAACAAAACATTTATTGATTTGGCCGGTGAGTCAGCCAATGGTGTGGTCTTCCCGGTCGGTAAGCTCCTGGTGGCCGAAGGTCTCCCGGAGGATGACCCGCAGAAGCAGGTTCTGGTCGAATACGCGACCGATTTTGAAGCAAAATACGGCCCGCGGAACACCTTTGGCGGTCATGCCTGGGATGCTCTGCAGATAGTCCTCAACGCCGTGGAAAAAGCAGGTCCCGACAGGGGCAAAATCAGGGAGGAATTAGAAAAAACAACCAATTTCGTGGGCATTTCGGGTGTCTTTAATATGTCTCCTGAGGACCATAACGGCCTTGGTCTCGACAGTATGGTTATGGTGGAAATCTCAGAAGGCAGCTGGATACCCGCCAAATAA
- a CDS encoding LysM peptidoglycan-binding domain-containing protein produces MTRCDGFLYTVREGDTIVSIARMHHIKLAELIVANSHIDDPTKLSPGQEVCIPQGKGINQVVEPDFGVQLPTGYRIKKYVKDLTFPTGITFSDAGEMYVVESGYRAGSVLGSARVLRVYPDGSTAEVTRGFLPPVTGITWYDESLYVSESGYPGQITRVFPDGSREAVINNLPTGGDYQLSQVVFGPDGRMYFGIGTVTNSGVVGPDNTWLGKRPRFRDFPSRNFELAERSFVSENVLKPEIGNSTVTGAFQPFGTAAKPGQTVKSQFPYTGVIYQANPDGSGMKVFADGVRNPFGLGFAPGGSLFATDNGMDIRGSRPVANAWDTFEEINFGEWYGWPDYNARVPVTDPRFKPDGGPQPQFLITNQPPLAEGPVALFEPHSVPAKFDFLTGTEFGFQGEAFVALFGHIDHMAEPLPEPAGFKIIRVNIETGEVNDFMVILDPRNPGNGPVHPIQARFCPGTGKLYVVDFGQTGDTGGPPKRKSGAIWEISR; encoded by the coding sequence ATGACCAGGTGTGACGGTTTTTTATATACAGTCAGGGAAGGTGACACGATTGTATCAATTGCCAGAATGCATCATATCAAGCTTGCGGAGCTGATTGTGGCCAATTCTCATATAGATGATCCTACAAAACTCTCTCCCGGACAGGAAGTATGCATTCCACAGGGTAAAGGGATCAACCAGGTTGTCGAGCCGGACTTTGGGGTTCAGCTGCCTACGGGGTACAGGATAAAGAAATATGTGAAGGATTTAACCTTTCCCACCGGGATTACCTTCAGTGATGCCGGGGAAATGTATGTGGTGGAATCCGGATACCGGGCCGGCAGTGTTTTGGGGTCGGCACGCGTGCTGAGAGTTTATCCGGATGGGTCTACTGCTGAAGTTACCCGGGGGTTCCTGCCCCCGGTGACGGGAATCACCTGGTATGATGAAAGCTTATATGTGTCGGAATCGGGTTACCCCGGTCAGATAACCAGGGTCTTTCCGGACGGGAGCAGGGAGGCCGTGATTAATAACCTGCCGACCGGTGGTGATTACCAACTGAGCCAGGTCGTATTCGGCCCTGATGGGAGGATGTATTTCGGGATAGGGACAGTGACCAATTCAGGAGTTGTTGGTCCTGATAACACCTGGCTGGGCAAAAGGCCACGGTTTCGTGACTTCCCAAGCCGGAATTTTGAACTTGCGGAACGGAGTTTTGTCAGTGAAAATGTCCTGAAACCTGAAATTGGAAACAGTACTGTGACAGGTGCCTTCCAGCCTTTTGGCACTGCCGCAAAGCCAGGCCAGACAGTGAAATCTCAATTCCCCTATACCGGGGTAATTTACCAGGCAAATCCTGACGGGAGCGGGATGAAGGTCTTTGCAGACGGGGTGCGCAACCCGTTTGGTCTGGGGTTTGCGCCGGGAGGCAGCTTGTTTGCCACTGATAATGGGATGGATATCCGCGGCAGCAGGCCTGTTGCTAATGCCTGGGATACCTTTGAGGAGATTAATTTTGGTGAATGGTATGGGTGGCCGGATTATAATGCCAGAGTTCCGGTAACCGACCCCCGGTTTAAGCCTGATGGCGGGCCACAGCCCCAGTTCCTGATCACTAATCAGCCTCCTCTGGCGGAAGGCCCTGTGGCATTGTTTGAGCCCCATTCAGTTCCCGCTAAGTTTGATTTTTTAACCGGCACGGAATTTGGATTCCAGGGAGAAGCCTTTGTAGCGCTGTTCGGCCATATTGACCATATGGCCGAACCTCTGCCGGAACCGGCAGGCTTCAAGATTATCAGGGTTAATATAGAAACAGGAGAGGTTAATGATTTTATGGTCATCCTTGATCCCCGTAATCCGGGTAACGGGCCTGTCCACCCTATTCAGGCCAGGTTCTGCCCCGGTACCGGCAAACTCTACGTAGTTGATTTCGGGCAGACAGGGGATACCGGAGGTCCGCCAAAACGCAAATCAGGCGCCATCTGGGAGATAAGCAGGTGA
- a CDS encoding ABC transporter ATP-binding protein: MLKVVKIETYHGRIKVLNSVSLDVEKGEIVTIIGANGAGKTTLLSTIAGIHRPKSGQVYLGTVQTSCMPVQDVVKAGISLVPEHREVFDSLSIIDNLKLGAYHRYKTDKKLINDDIENIFSLFPALRGRETQLAGTLSGGEQQMLAIGRGLMAKPKVLLLDEPSLGLAPLVVKEIFDILVSLKKRGTTILMVEQNAKAALKVADRAYIIERGQISLAGRARDMLQDTRVQSAYLGARLHA; the protein is encoded by the coding sequence ATGCTGAAGGTTGTCAAAATCGAAACATATCACGGGAGAATCAAGGTTCTAAACAGTGTTTCCCTGGATGTTGAAAAAGGCGAGATAGTAACTATTATCGGTGCTAACGGAGCCGGTAAAACGACCCTGCTGAGCACCATCGCAGGTATTCACAGGCCTAAGTCAGGCCAGGTGTACCTTGGAACCGTACAGACCAGCTGCATGCCGGTACAGGATGTGGTCAAAGCAGGCATCAGCCTTGTTCCCGAACACAGGGAGGTCTTTGATTCTCTTTCTATAATCGATAACTTGAAGCTGGGCGCCTATCACCGGTATAAAACCGATAAAAAATTAATTAATGATGACATTGAAAATATTTTTTCCCTCTTCCCTGCCCTGCGTGGCAGAGAAACCCAGCTGGCCGGTACTCTGAGCGGCGGTGAACAGCAAATGCTGGCAATCGGCAGGGGTTTGATGGCCAAACCAAAGGTCCTGCTCCTGGATGAACCCTCACTGGGCCTGGCCCCCTTAGTGGTAAAAGAAATATTTGATATCCTGGTGAGCCTGAAAAAGCGCGGCACCACAATCCTGATGGTTGAGCAGAACGCCAAGGCCGCCCTAAAGGTGGCCGACAGGGCTTATATTATTGAACGGGGACAGATTTCCCTGGCCGGCAGGGCCCGAGATATGCTGCAGGATACCAGGGTCCAGTCAGCCTACCTGGGCGCCAGGCTGCATGCTTAG
- a CDS encoding ABC transporter ATP-binding protein, producing the protein MKLLEVNHLTKTFGGVHAVSDVSFSVSKGEIIAVIGPNGAGKTTLFNLMTGVYPPTQGNIYFNDTEITCLPTHKVAALGIARTFQNLQVFNNMTVLENVMVGRHIRSRTGLLGAVFPLWPVQVEESKIVESSLEKLALTGLADKAMEPANNLPYGQQKMLEIARAIALEPELLLLDEPAAGLNSSETRELVDIIYTLRDQGITIILVEHDMETVMEITDRLVVLNFGNKLAEGTPYEIQNNQEVITAYLGEEGL; encoded by the coding sequence ATGAAACTCCTTGAGGTAAATCATCTCACCAAAACCTTCGGCGGGGTTCATGCGGTCAGTGATGTCTCTTTTTCTGTCTCCAAGGGAGAAATTATTGCCGTCATCGGGCCGAACGGCGCCGGTAAGACGACACTTTTTAACCTGATGACCGGTGTTTATCCCCCTACTCAAGGTAATATTTACTTTAATGATACAGAGATCACCTGTCTGCCCACTCATAAAGTAGCCGCCCTGGGAATTGCCCGGACCTTTCAAAATCTCCAGGTTTTTAACAATATGACAGTACTGGAGAATGTTATGGTCGGGCGGCATATCCGGAGCCGTACAGGGCTTCTGGGAGCAGTTTTCCCGCTGTGGCCCGTTCAGGTCGAAGAAAGCAAAATAGTAGAAAGTTCCCTGGAAAAGCTGGCCCTGACCGGTCTGGCCGACAAGGCAATGGAACCGGCCAACAATCTGCCTTACGGTCAGCAAAAAATGCTGGAAATTGCCCGGGCCATCGCCCTGGAACCGGAACTGCTGCTTCTGGATGAACCGGCAGCCGGGCTCAACTCCAGTGAGACCAGGGAATTGGTTGATATTATATATACCCTCAGAGATCAGGGAATTACAATCATACTGGTGGAACACGACATGGAAACCGTTATGGAAATTACCGACCGGTTGGTAGTGCTCAATTTCGGCAATAAGCTTGCCGAGGGCACACCTTATGAGATTCAGAACAACCAGGAGGTCATTACGGCTTACCTGGGTGAGGAGGGCTTATAA
- a CDS encoding gamma-glutamylcyclotransferase family protein has product MYLDNLFVYGTLLPGMENHERFIQAHKPTLYKARAKGIMYFLPEDGYPVVLEGEGEIKGVMFQTRDMATVLPEIDEIEKYTGLESQSHLIREIRDVELLETGEKVKAHMFLWPPSKAGWLKENAEIIPDGDWARFLQEHRKVTTGK; this is encoded by the coding sequence ATGTATTTGGATAATCTTTTTGTATACGGAACATTACTTCCGGGTATGGAAAACCATGAACGTTTTATTCAGGCACATAAACCGACACTGTATAAAGCAAGAGCTAAGGGGATCATGTATTTTCTTCCTGAAGACGGCTATCCGGTTGTTCTTGAGGGTGAAGGTGAAATAAAAGGGGTTATGTTTCAGACCAGGGATATGGCCACTGTTCTTCCCGAAATAGACGAAATCGAAAAATACACCGGGTTAGAAAGCCAGAGCCATCTTATCCGGGAGATAAGGGACGTGGAACTCCTGGAAACAGGTGAAAAGGTAAAGGCACATATGTTCCTCTGGCCTCCGTCAAAAGCCGGGTGGCTGAAGGAGAATGCGGAAATCATTCCAGATGGCGACTGGGCCAGGTTTTTGCAGGAACACAGGAAAGTAACCACAGGAAAGTAA
- a CDS encoding DinB/UmuC family translesion DNA polymerase, with product MKIIAHIFLHDFRGNMSELACKCHNLSPRVETPCENEAFIDLSGKKPPGARVISAFTGTVIPSLGSFATISLAPCRLLAKALTMAYVTNPPSPGRLPEGTLAKGYDKFRLCVLKSDTAGDFTSRLPIESMWPLEKKVIQRLKTLGLKSFGEVSRVPLTMLYSPFGSLAPLIMDYSRGIDTSNIPFFSPPDRITYHSRCECSDLIGLEEIIKQAAVHLSLNLQERGKSYRELSLAIFSEDCCTETVTSSFTRGKYDIRSVYQDCMNLLKRLQAAGPVTELSLAAGRLANCVHSQMSLFEDPKTLNGRYAEHHEKLVRVCENLASRYSPGIIRMGSALPVSRREQMLMFVDPLRNGGKTAKDDYSGKIN from the coding sequence ATGAAGATAATTGCACACATCTTCCTTCATGATTTCCGGGGTAATATGTCTGAACTTGCCTGTAAATGCCATAACCTAAGTCCCAGGGTGGAAACCCCCTGTGAAAACGAGGCTTTTATTGACCTGAGCGGCAAAAAACCTCCCGGGGCACGGGTAATCAGCGCTTTTACCGGGACAGTCATCCCTTCCCTGGGGAGTTTTGCCACAATCAGCCTGGCCCCCTGCCGGCTGCTGGCAAAGGCTTTGACAATGGCATATGTCACCAACCCTCCCAGCCCGGGAAGACTACCGGAAGGGACTTTGGCAAAGGGTTACGACAAATTCCGTCTCTGTGTCCTCAAATCTGACACAGCCGGAGATTTCACGTCCCGGCTTCCGATAGAATCTATGTGGCCATTGGAAAAAAAGGTTATCCAACGCCTGAAAACCTTGGGGCTGAAGTCCTTTGGCGAAGTCAGCCGGGTCCCCCTGACAATGCTCTACAGCCCGTTTGGTTCCCTGGCCCCCCTGATTATGGATTACAGCAGGGGTATCGATACATCAAACATACCTTTTTTCAGTCCTCCTGACAGGATTACATATCACAGCCGCTGTGAGTGTTCCGACCTCATCGGGCTGGAAGAAATCATCAAACAGGCTGCAGTCCACCTCAGCCTTAACCTGCAGGAACGGGGAAAAAGCTATCGTGAACTATCCCTGGCTATCTTCTCTGAAGATTGCTGCACTGAAACCGTGACCTCTTCCTTTACCAGGGGAAAATATGATATCCGTTCGGTATACCAGGACTGTATGAATCTCCTGAAAAGACTGCAGGCTGCCGGCCCGGTGACAGAGCTGTCTCTGGCAGCGGGACGGCTCGCAAACTGTGTGCACAGCCAGATGTCTCTTTTTGAAGACCCCAAAACCCTTAACGGAAGGTATGCAGAGCATCACGAAAAACTGGTCAGGGTCTGTGAAAACCTGGCCTCCAGGTACTCCCCCGGAATTATCAGGATGGGCAGCGCCCTTCCCGTAAGCCGCAGGGAACAAATGCTGATGTTTGTTGACCCCCTGCGCAATGGCGGTAAAACAGCAAAGGATGATTACAGTGGTAAAATTAATTAA